The stretch of DNA TCACGTCCGCTCTTCAGCTTGAAGAAGCCAGCCTGCTGCCGTCGTCTGCCGTGATCGACGACGAGAACAAGTACCACTTCAACTACGCCGGCGTCGAAGCCATCAAAAGCGAAGTGCTCCAGGGCCGTGCGGTGAGCGTCAACTTCTGCGCCGACCAGTCCATGCCCGGCGTGGCGGTCGATCCCAAGTACATCAACACCGACACGTGGGCGCACTACACCTATGAGGTCGTCCCGATAACCCATGCCGTCACCATCGTCGGATGGGACGACGACTACGCGGTGGACAACTTCCTGACGTCGGAGCAAGTGGAAGGCGCCGTGCCGCCGCCTGGTCCTGGCGCCTGGATCGTCAAGAACAGCTGGGGAGCGCAGTCGGGAACGTTCCCGAACAAGTTCGACTGGGGCGAGGACGGCTACTTCTACCTGTCCTATTACGACCAGAGCATCAACAACATCGAGACGTTCAACTACGACACGACCACCCTGGGCGACCAGGGGGATTACCGCATCATCGACCAATACGACTTCATGCCTTCGCCCAGTTCGATGACGCTGCCGAACCCCATACCGGCGAGCATGGCAAACGTCTTCACGGCGGACGAGCGCCAGGCCGTCACCTCGGTGTCGTGCGAGACGTCCTATCCCGACACGAAAGTGACGTACGAGGTGTACGTTTTGGACGACGGCGCGACGGAGCCACGGGACGGCACGCTTGCGGCCACCGCGACGGAGACGTACGAATACGGCGGCTATCACCTCGTTCATCTTCCGCAGAGCGTGATCGTGGAGAAAGGCCAGAAGTACTCGGTCGTGGTGACGGAGGAAGTCGTCGCGCCAAGCGGACAGATCATCTATTCCTCCCAGATCGACAGCAGCATCAACAGGCTCGGCTGGGAGAAGCTGATCCGGGATCAACCCGAGCTGAAGGGGCTCCTGACGAAGCACGCGCTCGGCATCGTCAACCGCGAGGAGAGCTTTTGGCTTTTGACCGAGGACGGCGAGGAATCGGCGGTTGACCTGTTCGATTTGGTGGCGGACATCAAGGCGAGCAATCCCGACGGCGAAGACACGATCGACTACGACAACTTCCCGATCAAGGCGTACGCAGAACCGGCGCCCGAACCGGAATACGTCAAAGAGTCCGTCTCCGCTGCCTTCGGCGAGGGAGCCGATGCCGTCACGGTAACCGCTGCCGGCGAGTTTCCGGAAGGGACCGAGGTGGAGCTGCTGCTGGCTGCAGTCGACAAGGAGACCGCGAACGCCCTCGCGAAGCTTGATGGCACGGGGAAGAAGCAGATCCTCGCCCTCGACGTGGCCCTGAGCGACAAGAACACCCAAAAGCCCGTCAACTTCAAGGGGGCGCTGACGCTGACGTTCGACATCGGGACGCGCTATGAGGGATGGGCCGTGAACGTGGCGCACCAGCCTGTCGGCGTGGAGGGCGAAACGTTCAGGGACATCGTCGTCGCAGATGGCAAGGCGGTTGTGAAGGTTGACTCGCTCTCGCCGTTCGGCGTGTACGGCGAGGCGGCGGCGCCGGCGCCCGAACCAGCGCCGACGCCGGCGCCCGAGCCAAAGCCGAATCCGACTCCAGCGCCTTCGCCGGCGCCGACACCTTCGCCTGCTTCCTCTCCTGCCCCTGCCTCGGTGAAAAGCACGAAGAAGACGCCGCTGGCTGCCACGGGCGACCCGCTGGGGCTGGCCTTGGCAGTTGCCGGGGGCGCAGCCGCGCTCTCCGCCTGCGCTTGCGCAGTCGTCGTCGTGCGCATGCGCCGTCGCCGCAGCGAGGAAAACGCTGAGTAAGGCCGGTCGGCCCCGCGCAGGCAGGCGAACCCAGGGCGGTCGTATGCGCCAGCCCTGGGTTCGCCGAACGCCGTCCTGCGGCCTTGCGCCAACCCGCCTGCCGATGCCGGTGGAAGCTAATGCTGATGAAATTAGTCAGTGTTTCTCGGGGCGCTGCCCTACCTCGCGCGTGCCGCGATTACGCTTCGACGACGGCGCGATAGGCGCGGCCAAGGCGCAGGAATTCTTCGCAGTCAAGCGTTTCTCCACGGCGGCGCGGATCGATGGCAGCGGCCTCGAACACGCGGGAAAGCTGGGCGGCCACATGCT from Xiamenia xianingshaonis encodes:
- a CDS encoding C1 family peptidase yields the protein MKTQPLPLVTRLARASLAFLLAFALADSAAADATDNSAAADHFLRMFNEVNAEMRQKYHGTGNVADLLTNRASDGFGATNGIVPMSQDAFPASYDLRDLDKVTPVKFQNPWGTCWSFGAIAASETSILSELGGSASKGFDLSELHLGWLAYTPLSQEAIGDTGSTNFQSQVGEGYYTVDADGNHSLDPNIVLEQGGSPPTITSVLSSGIGPVPESLVPYRNKEGITVNDGAGTPVYYSPDGDWSVDESLRFTSALQLEEASLLPSSAVIDDENKYHFNYAGVEAIKSEVLQGRAVSVNFCADQSMPGVAVDPKYINTDTWAHYTYEVVPITHAVTIVGWDDDYAVDNFLTSEQVEGAVPPPGPGAWIVKNSWGAQSGTFPNKFDWGEDGYFYLSYYDQSINNIETFNYDTTTLGDQGDYRIIDQYDFMPSPSSMTLPNPIPASMANVFTADERQAVTSVSCETSYPDTKVTYEVYVLDDGATEPRDGTLAATATETYEYGGYHLVHLPQSVIVEKGQKYSVVVTEEVVAPSGQIIYSSQIDSSINRLGWEKLIRDQPELKGLLTKHALGIVNREESFWLLTEDGEESAVDLFDLVADIKASNPDGEDTIDYDNFPIKAYAEPAPEPEYVKESVSAAFGEGADAVTVTAAGEFPEGTEVELLLAAVDKETANALAKLDGTGKKQILALDVALSDKNTQKPVNFKGALTLTFDIGTRYEGWAVNVAHQPVGVEGETFRDIVVADGKAVVKVDSLSPFGVYGEAAAPAPEPAPTPAPEPKPNPTPAPSPAPTPSPASSPAPASVKSTKKTPLAATGDPLGLALAVAGGAAALSACACAVVVVRMRRRRSEENAE